Proteins encoded within one genomic window of Carassius carassius chromosome 22, fCarCar2.1, whole genome shotgun sequence:
- the LOC132098713 gene encoding vascular endothelial growth factor A-A-like isoform X3: MSNLLSETFTNAFAKVRLSSDRVLKRFIRLINSIMNFAVRVLQLFLVTLLYFSAVKSAYIPREGGRSTYDVVPFMEVYNRSLCRPREMLVEIQQEYPDDIEHIFIPSCVVLTRCAGCCNDEMMECTPTVTYNITLEIKRLKPLRHQGDFFMSFAEHSECQCRPRKDALETKEHSQCEPCCPTCSERRRRLFIQDPETCQCSCKHSEADCRSRQLELNERTCRCDKPRR, translated from the exons ATGTCTAACCTGCTCTCCGAGACCTTTACAAATGCGTTTGCTAAAGTTCGCCTATCATCGGATAGGGTTTTAAAAAGATTTATTCGCCTTATAAATTCAATCATGAACTTTGCCGTTCGCGTGCTCCAGTTATTTCTTGTGACGCTTCTGTATTTTTCGGCTGTCAAG AGTGCCTACATACCCAGGGAGGGAGGCAGAAGCACATATGATG TGGTGCCATTCATGGAAGTGTATAACCGGTCTCTCTGCCGTCCTCGGGAAATGCTGGTGGAAATTCAACAGGAATACCCTGATGACATTGAGCATATCTTCATCCCGTCCTGTGTGGTTCTCACCCGCTGTGCTGGGTGCTGCAATGATGAGATGATGGAATGCACCCCTACCGTCACATACAACATTACCTTGGAG ATTAAAAGACTGAAACCTCTCCGTCATCAGGGTGACTTTTTCATGAGTTTTGCAGAACACAGTGAATGCCAGTGTCG GCCGAGGAAAGATGCACTGGAGACAAAAGAACA TAGTCAGTGTGAGCCTTGCTGTCCTACATGCTCTGAGAGGAGAAGAAGGTTGTTTATTCAAGACCCTGAGACGTGTCAGTGCTCCTGTAAACACTCTGAAGCTGACTGCAGGTCTAGACAACTAGAACTCAACGAAAGGACCTGCAG ATGTGACAAACCAAGGAGGTGA
- the LOC132098713 gene encoding vascular endothelial growth factor A-A-like isoform X1, with amino-acid sequence MSNLLSETFTNAFAKVRLSSDRVLKRFIRLINSIMNFAVRVLQLFLVTLLYFSAVKSAYIPREGGRSTYDVVPFMEVYNRSLCRPREMLVEIQQEYPDDIEHIFIPSCVVLTRCAGCCNDEMMECTPTVTYNITLEIKRLKPLRHQGDFFMSFAEHSECQCRPRKDALETKEQKPRKGKGQKRKRKKNSEKKQDFSQCEPCCPTCSERRRRLFIQDPETCQCSCKHSEADCRSRQLELNERTCRCDKPRR; translated from the exons ATGTCTAACCTGCTCTCCGAGACCTTTACAAATGCGTTTGCTAAAGTTCGCCTATCATCGGATAGGGTTTTAAAAAGATTTATTCGCCTTATAAATTCAATCATGAACTTTGCCGTTCGCGTGCTCCAGTTATTTCTTGTGACGCTTCTGTATTTTTCGGCTGTCAAG AGTGCCTACATACCCAGGGAGGGAGGCAGAAGCACATATGATG TGGTGCCATTCATGGAAGTGTATAACCGGTCTCTCTGCCGTCCTCGGGAAATGCTGGTGGAAATTCAACAGGAATACCCTGATGACATTGAGCATATCTTCATCCCGTCCTGTGTGGTTCTCACCCGCTGTGCTGGGTGCTGCAATGATGAGATGATGGAATGCACCCCTACCGTCACATACAACATTACCTTGGAG ATTAAAAGACTGAAACCTCTCCGTCATCAGGGTGACTTTTTCATGAGTTTTGCAGAACACAGTGAATGCCAGTGTCG GCCGAGGAAAGATGCACTGGAGACAAAAGAACA AAAACCCCGGAAGGGCAAAGGCCAAAagcgaaagagaaagaaaaacagtgaaAAAAAGCAGGATTT TAGTCAGTGTGAGCCTTGCTGTCCTACATGCTCTGAGAGGAGAAGAAGGTTGTTTATTCAAGACCCTGAGACGTGTCAGTGCTCCTGTAAACACTCTGAAGCTGACTGCAGGTCTAGACAACTAGAACTCAACGAAAGGACCTGCAG ATGTGACAAACCAAGGAGGTGA
- the LOC132098713 gene encoding vascular endothelial growth factor A-A-like isoform X2, translating to MSNLLSETFTNAFAKVRLSSDRVLKRFIRLINSIMNFAVRVLQLFLVTLLYFSAVKSAYIPREGGRSTYDVVPFMEVYNRSLCRPREMLVEIQQEYPDDIEHIFIPSCVVLTRCAGCCNDEMMECTPTVTYNITLEIKRLKPLRHQGDFFMSFAEHSECQCRPRKDALETKEQKPRKGKGQKRKRKKNSEKKQDFQCEPCCPTCSERRRRLFIQDPETCQCSCKHSEADCRSRQLELNERTCRCDKPRR from the exons ATGTCTAACCTGCTCTCCGAGACCTTTACAAATGCGTTTGCTAAAGTTCGCCTATCATCGGATAGGGTTTTAAAAAGATTTATTCGCCTTATAAATTCAATCATGAACTTTGCCGTTCGCGTGCTCCAGTTATTTCTTGTGACGCTTCTGTATTTTTCGGCTGTCAAG AGTGCCTACATACCCAGGGAGGGAGGCAGAAGCACATATGATG TGGTGCCATTCATGGAAGTGTATAACCGGTCTCTCTGCCGTCCTCGGGAAATGCTGGTGGAAATTCAACAGGAATACCCTGATGACATTGAGCATATCTTCATCCCGTCCTGTGTGGTTCTCACCCGCTGTGCTGGGTGCTGCAATGATGAGATGATGGAATGCACCCCTACCGTCACATACAACATTACCTTGGAG ATTAAAAGACTGAAACCTCTCCGTCATCAGGGTGACTTTTTCATGAGTTTTGCAGAACACAGTGAATGCCAGTGTCG GCCGAGGAAAGATGCACTGGAGACAAAAGAACA AAAACCCCGGAAGGGCAAAGGCCAAAagcgaaagagaaagaaaaacagtgaaAAAAAGCAGGATTT TCAGTGTGAGCCTTGCTGTCCTACATGCTCTGAGAGGAGAAGAAGGTTGTTTATTCAAGACCCTGAGACGTGTCAGTGCTCCTGTAAACACTCTGAAGCTGACTGCAGGTCTAGACAACTAGAACTCAACGAAAGGACCTGCAG ATGTGACAAACCAAGGAGGTGA
- the LOC132098713 gene encoding vascular endothelial growth factor A-A-like isoform X4, with protein MSNLLSETFTNAFAKVRLSSDRVLKRFIRLINSIMNFAVRVLQLFLVTLLYFSAVKSAYIPREGGRSTYDVVPFMEVYNRSLCRPREMLVEIQQEYPDDIEHIFIPSCVVLTRCAGCCNDEMMECTPTVTYNITLEIKRLKPLRHQGDFFMSFAEHSECQCRPRKDALETKEHQCEPCCPTCSERRRRLFIQDPETCQCSCKHSEADCRSRQLELNERTCRCDKPRR; from the exons ATGTCTAACCTGCTCTCCGAGACCTTTACAAATGCGTTTGCTAAAGTTCGCCTATCATCGGATAGGGTTTTAAAAAGATTTATTCGCCTTATAAATTCAATCATGAACTTTGCCGTTCGCGTGCTCCAGTTATTTCTTGTGACGCTTCTGTATTTTTCGGCTGTCAAG AGTGCCTACATACCCAGGGAGGGAGGCAGAAGCACATATGATG TGGTGCCATTCATGGAAGTGTATAACCGGTCTCTCTGCCGTCCTCGGGAAATGCTGGTGGAAATTCAACAGGAATACCCTGATGACATTGAGCATATCTTCATCCCGTCCTGTGTGGTTCTCACCCGCTGTGCTGGGTGCTGCAATGATGAGATGATGGAATGCACCCCTACCGTCACATACAACATTACCTTGGAG ATTAAAAGACTGAAACCTCTCCGTCATCAGGGTGACTTTTTCATGAGTTTTGCAGAACACAGTGAATGCCAGTGTCG GCCGAGGAAAGATGCACTGGAGACAAAAGAACA TCAGTGTGAGCCTTGCTGTCCTACATGCTCTGAGAGGAGAAGAAGGTTGTTTATTCAAGACCCTGAGACGTGTCAGTGCTCCTGTAAACACTCTGAAGCTGACTGCAGGTCTAGACAACTAGAACTCAACGAAAGGACCTGCAG ATGTGACAAACCAAGGAGGTGA